A section of the Terriglobia bacterium genome encodes:
- a CDS encoding sugar ABC transporter permease, translating to MAVNPADPATRPAQRLAQEVGDIPPPAQKRGRKSFRTPAARAYRLGIAMFAPAVLYIVALIGVPFVMAFLYAFGDVRVGSVGYHFVGFDNYRHILQSPSFRKALGNSFIFTIVSQVLVIVGSTILSLVLKEKFRGRGFVRFLVLLPWVAPISLGAIGWKWILDSLYSVINWVLVAMHIYKPYAAPMWLGEPVLAMASVILVHTWRLLPFSTVILLAGLTAIPKDIPEAAAVDGAGFWRTLFHITLPMMLPIVNVAVLFGIIFTFTDMTVVYILTAGGPFDSTQVLPSLAFFTGILGGDLAAGAAISLFLVPLLVLVAWGMLRMAHRAEVV from the coding sequence ATGGCAGTGAATCCTGCCGATCCCGCCACCAGGCCGGCGCAACGCCTGGCCCAGGAGGTGGGGGACATCCCGCCGCCTGCGCAGAAGCGCGGACGGAAGTCTTTTCGCACGCCGGCGGCGCGCGCCTATCGGCTTGGGATCGCCATGTTCGCCCCGGCGGTCCTCTATATCGTGGCGCTCATCGGCGTACCCTTCGTGATGGCGTTCCTGTACGCCTTCGGCGACGTGAGGGTGGGCAGCGTCGGATACCATTTCGTGGGGTTCGACAACTACCGGCATATCCTGCAGAGTCCCAGCTTCCGTAAAGCGCTGGGGAATTCGTTCATCTTCACCATCGTCTCCCAGGTCCTCGTCATCGTCGGTTCCACCATCCTGTCGCTGGTGCTCAAGGAGAAGTTCCGCGGGCGCGGGTTCGTGCGTTTCCTGGTGCTGCTTCCCTGGGTGGCGCCGATCTCGCTGGGCGCCATCGGCTGGAAGTGGATCCTGGATTCGCTTTACAGCGTGATCAACTGGGTGCTGGTCGCGATGCACATCTACAAACCGTACGCCGCGCCCATGTGGCTGGGCGAGCCTGTGCTCGCCATGGCGTCGGTGATCCTGGTGCACACCTGGCGGCTGCTTCCCTTCTCCACCGTCATCCTGCTCGCCGGCCTCACCGCCATCCCCAAAGACATCCCCGAGGCCGCTGCGGTGGACGGCGCGGGCTTTTGGCGCACCCTCTTCCACATCACCCTGCCCATGATGCTGCCGATCGTGAACGTGGCCGTCCTGTTCGGCATCATCTTCACCTTTACGGACATGACCGTGGTCTACATCCTGACCGCAGGCGGGCCCTTTGATTCGACGCAGGTCTTGCCGTCGCTGGCGTTTTTCACCGGCATTCTGGGCGGTGACTTGGCCGCCGGGGCGGCGATCTCCTTGTTCCTGGTCCCGCTGCTGGTGCTGGTGGCCTGGGGCATGCTGCGCATGGCGCATCGCGCGGAGGTGGTGTGA
- a CDS encoding carbohydrate ABC transporter permease produces the protein MVRGAARSVFNRIVHWVVVVVFTVLLAFPFYWMLITTFKQSSDLYNLDNNPFIFNAKPTLENLRLLFFETQFARWLGNTALVGVIVVAITLVLALPAAYSLARLTGRWGQRLGIAIFLTYLVPPTLLFIPLSRVVAILGLQDTIWSVVVVYPSFTVPFSIWLLMGFFKSIPKELEDAAMVDGLSRFQAFYKLVIPISLSGILTVVIFTFTLVTQEFVYALTFISTEAHQMLGVGVPTFLIRGDVYFWGSLMAGCLIASVPIALLYNLFLDRFIAGFTVGAVK, from the coding sequence ATGGTCCGGGGCGCGGCGCGTTCCGTGTTCAACAGGATCGTCCACTGGGTCGTAGTGGTGGTGTTCACCGTCCTATTGGCGTTTCCCTTCTACTGGATGCTGATCACCACCTTCAAGCAATCCAGCGACCTCTATAACCTCGACAATAACCCGTTCATCTTCAATGCCAAGCCCACGCTCGAGAACCTGCGCCTGCTGTTCTTCGAGACCCAGTTCGCGCGCTGGCTGGGCAACACGGCCCTGGTAGGGGTGATCGTGGTGGCCATCACGCTGGTGCTGGCCTTGCCGGCGGCGTACTCGCTGGCGCGGCTCACCGGCCGCTGGGGACAGCGCCTGGGCATCGCCATCTTCCTCACCTACCTGGTACCGCCCACGCTGTTGTTCATCCCGCTGTCGCGCGTGGTCGCCATCCTCGGATTGCAGGACACCATCTGGTCGGTGGTCGTGGTCTATCCCAGTTTCACCGTGCCCTTCTCCATCTGGCTGCTGATGGGCTTCTTCAAGTCCATCCCCAAAGAGCTCGAAGACGCGGCCATGGTGGATGGGCTGAGCCGCTTCCAGGCCTTCTACAAGCTGGTGATCCCCATCTCACTGTCGGGAATCCTGACGGTGGTGATCTTCACCTTCACGCTGGTGACGCAGGAGTTCGTGTACGCGCTGACCTTCATTTCGACCGAGGCGCATCAGATGCTGGGCGTGGGCGTGCCCACGTTCCTGATCCGCGGCGATGTGTATTTCTGGGGGTCGCTGATGGCGGGCTGCCTGATCGCCAGCGTGCCCATCGCGCTGCTCTACAACCTGTTCCTAGACCGCTTCATCGCCGGCTTCACCGTCGGCGCTGTGAAATAA
- a CDS encoding CoA-acylating methylmalonate-semialdehyde dehydrogenase: protein MPLQDAAQAPILPILIGGGWRPSTAPDAQPVFEPARGTVLCRVPFCSAGEVDAAVASAERAFPQWKATPVTDRVQFLFRYKQLLEQHFDELGRMVSRENGKILEEARGEVRRGIEVVDFACGMPTLMMGEGLESIAREVDSYTVRVPLGVVAGICPFNFPAMIPLWMFPIAIAAGNTFVLKPSERTPMTAVRLGELLQEAGLPAGVFNLVHGARETSDALIAHPAVRAISFVGSEPVARHIYQAAGQHGKRVQAMAGAKNHLIVMPDADLPSSLKAIINSAFGGAGQRCLAGSVAVAVGDIGDRLVQELTQAAGAMRVGDPLLADSAMGPVIRTDTCKRVLSYIDKGLSDGAKLVLDGRKASAVPGGFFIGPTIFDHVRPESAIAQEEIFGPLLAVVRVKTLDEALKVVNRSKFGNASSIFTRSGAAARQFRTQVEAGMVGVNVGVAAPMAFFPFAGWKASFFGDLHATGKDAVKFYTETRVVIERWPS from the coding sequence ATGCCGCTGCAGGACGCCGCGCAGGCGCCGATCCTGCCCATACTCATTGGTGGAGGCTGGCGCCCCTCCACTGCCCCCGACGCCCAGCCTGTTTTCGAGCCCGCGCGCGGCACCGTCCTGTGCCGGGTCCCGTTTTGCTCCGCGGGCGAGGTGGACGCGGCGGTGGCCAGCGCCGAGCGCGCCTTCCCGCAATGGAAAGCCACCCCAGTCACCGACCGGGTGCAATTCCTGTTCCGCTACAAGCAGCTCCTGGAGCAGCATTTCGACGAGCTGGGCCGCATGGTGAGCCGGGAGAACGGCAAGATCCTGGAAGAGGCGCGGGGCGAGGTGCGGCGCGGCATCGAGGTGGTGGACTTCGCCTGCGGCATGCCCACGCTGATGATGGGCGAAGGGCTGGAGTCGATCGCCCGCGAAGTGGACAGCTACACGGTGCGCGTGCCGCTGGGCGTGGTGGCGGGCATCTGCCCCTTCAATTTCCCGGCGATGATCCCGCTGTGGATGTTCCCCATCGCCATCGCCGCCGGCAACACATTTGTGCTGAAACCGTCGGAGCGAACCCCGATGACGGCCGTGCGGCTGGGAGAATTGCTGCAGGAGGCGGGGCTGCCCGCGGGTGTCTTCAATCTGGTACACGGCGCTCGCGAGACCTCGGACGCGCTGATCGCGCATCCCGCGGTGCGAGCCATCTCCTTCGTGGGCTCGGAGCCGGTGGCGCGCCACATTTATCAGGCGGCGGGACAGCACGGCAAGCGGGTGCAGGCGATGGCAGGGGCGAAGAACCACCTGATCGTCATGCCCGACGCCGACCTGCCCTCGAGCCTGAAGGCGATCATCAATTCGGCCTTTGGCGGGGCGGGGCAGCGGTGCCTGGCAGGCAGCGTGGCGGTGGCCGTCGGGGACATCGGCGACCGCCTGGTCCAGGAGCTCACGCAGGCAGCCGGCGCGATGCGCGTCGGCGACCCGCTGCTGGCAGACTCGGCGATGGGCCCGGTCATCCGCACCGACACCTGCAAACGCGTCCTCAGCTACATCGACAAGGGATTGAGCGACGGCGCCAAGCTGGTGCTGGACGGTCGCAAGGCGAGCGCCGTGCCGGGAGGGTTCTTCATCGGCCCGACCATCTTCGATCACGTGCGGCCGGAGTCCGCCATCGCGCAGGAGGAGATCTTCGGGCCGCTGCTGGCGGTGGTGCGCGTCAAGACCCTGGACGAAGCGCTGAAGGTGGTGAACCGCTCGAAGTTCGGCAATGCGTCCAGCATCTTCACGCGCAGCGGCGCGGCCGCACGGCAGTTCCGCACCCAGGTGGAAGCAGGCATGGTAGGCGTGAACGTCGGTGTGGCCGCGCCCATGGCGTTCTTCCCCTTCGCCGGATGGAAGGCGTCGTTCTTCGGAGACCTGCACGCCACCGGCAAGGACGCGGTGAAGTTCTATACGGAGACGCGCGTCGTCATCGAGCGCTGGCCAAGCTGA
- a CDS encoding OFA family MFS transporter codes for MATTAQAPSQSGSHINRWWRVVGGLSMNLALGSLYAWSVFIAPLEKEFKWKRVDTAMVFTIAVVVFAITFVIAGRLQDKLGPFKISLIGGVLVSVGFFLCAYTSSLTYLFICFGVIGGLGNGFGYSTPIPVMAKWFPDRRGLAVGLAVAGYGGGSAIFGPLSNSYLIPAVGWRTTFQILGAVFFVMTVFGAFLLKNPPAGYKPAGWAPAPASKSAATTYEFTPSETLRTSTFYFMWVAYALGTAAGLMVISQLIPFFKESLKNSGLSPVAITAYASSAIIVGAVGNAAGRILSGWMSDAIGRINVLRLMIAISAVVMPLLYLIGGNVAGLFAAVFVVYWCYGTQLSVNGSAASDFWGTKNAGINYGMLFTAWGVAGVLGGRIGGVLYDKYKNYQAAFYTAAALAVVALICELLAKRPEAPESTVRAALKTA; via the coding sequence ATGGCAACAACGGCACAAGCTCCTTCTCAGAGCGGGTCGCACATCAATCGTTGGTGGCGGGTGGTGGGCGGTCTATCCATGAACCTCGCTCTCGGCTCCCTCTACGCCTGGAGCGTTTTCATCGCTCCACTGGAAAAGGAATTCAAATGGAAGCGCGTCGACACCGCGATGGTGTTCACCATCGCCGTCGTGGTCTTCGCCATTACCTTCGTGATCGCCGGCCGCTTGCAGGACAAGCTGGGGCCGTTCAAGATCTCCCTCATTGGCGGCGTCCTGGTCAGCGTCGGGTTCTTCCTTTGCGCCTACACCAGCAGCCTGACGTACCTGTTCATCTGCTTCGGCGTGATCGGAGGACTGGGCAACGGCTTCGGCTACTCTACGCCCATTCCGGTCATGGCCAAGTGGTTCCCGGACAGACGCGGACTGGCGGTGGGCCTGGCGGTCGCCGGATACGGCGGCGGTTCAGCCATCTTCGGCCCATTGTCTAACTCGTACCTGATCCCGGCCGTGGGCTGGCGCACGACGTTCCAGATTCTGGGCGCCGTGTTCTTCGTCATGACTGTCTTCGGAGCGTTCCTCCTGAAGAACCCGCCGGCCGGCTACAAGCCTGCTGGATGGGCACCGGCTCCGGCCTCGAAGTCCGCAGCCACGACCTATGAATTCACTCCCAGCGAGACCCTGCGCACGTCCACGTTCTACTTCATGTGGGTGGCATACGCGCTGGGCACCGCTGCCGGCCTGATGGTCATCAGCCAACTGATTCCCTTCTTCAAAGAAAGTCTGAAGAACTCCGGGCTCAGTCCTGTCGCTATTACGGCATACGCCAGTAGCGCAATCATCGTCGGGGCCGTAGGCAACGCTGCCGGTCGAATCCTCTCCGGCTGGATGTCGGACGCCATCGGCCGCATCAACGTGCTGCGCCTGATGATTGCCATCTCCGCGGTCGTGATGCCGCTGCTCTACCTGATCGGCGGCAACGTGGCCGGGCTGTTTGCGGCCGTGTTTGTCGTCTACTGGTGCTACGGCACGCAGTTGTCGGTGAACGGCTCTGCCGCTTCCGACTTCTGGGGCACGAAGAATGCCGGCATCAACTACGGCATGCTGTTCACCGCATGGGGCGTGGCCGGAGTCCTTGGCGGACGCATCGGCGGAGTGCTCTACGACAAGTACAAGAACTACCAAGCCGCGTTTTACACCGCGGCTGCCTTGGCGGTTGTCGCTCTGATCTGCGAACTGCTCGCCAAGCGGCCCGAGGCCCCGGAATCAACCGTGCGCGCTGCCCTCAAGACAGCGTAA